ACATAGTATCATTGTACTCTTTTAGCAACTCCCAACCATTAAGTTTCGGCATATTGATGTCGAGAAAAATAACAGAGGGGAATTGCTCACATTCCAATAATGCTTTCCTTATATATTGAACGCCTTCTTCTCCATTTCCCACGGTATCTATTTCGAATGATTGATTAGTTTTTTCTAGAACTCTTTTATTAATCAGGTTTGCAATCTTATCATCATCTATAAGCAAAATTTTAAAATCTAACTGTGACATATTTGAGATATTTTAGTGAATTAAAAAATACGGTTAGTATTTACATTTGTTTCTCCAAGTGGAAAGAGTTTTTGCTTCCATAGAATCAACACCTCCCTTTATAAAAATTATTTACCATTGATAATGGAGATTGAGGAGAGATATCTAAATGCTCAACAATTGAATTTTTGATATGCTGCATAACCTCAGCTCCTTTTGCAATTATTCCATCTGCTCCATGTTCAACAAATAATGAAAGGAGTTTCTTTTTTGCACTTCCCGTAATCATTACAACCTTTATATCTATGTTATATTCCTTTACATACTTTAATACCCGTAACCCATTAATTCCAGGAAGTTGAAAATCTATAAAAACTATTCTAGTATTTTCAATAATTGATTTCAACCAATCTTGACCAGTATTTAAATTGACGCCTTATTATAATGCGTTCTTTTCTAAGGCTACATCTAAGTACCTCGTTAAAAAGAGTATCATTTTCTACAATAAAAATAAAATGCTTGTTCATTTCGAACAAATCACAAATAGCAATAAACTTTGTTAACTACTCCAATATATTCTATGAGTTCATAATTATTAACGGTGAAACCCCTTCTAGAAAACATGAATAAAAAAACAGACCAAATGGAAGCTCATACCAATATTCCATATCTTACTTTTTGGCCATTACTGTCAGTAAAACAATCTAGATCTTAAAAGAATTTAGTTTAGCTAGCCTTAAAAAAAGCAAAAGCTTACTTAAACTAAAAAGAACTCTTTGACGATTTAAAATTCTCGTAAATCGAATTATTTCAAAACCAGATATATCCGACTCTTTTAACAGTTCTATTTTTCACTAAAAGATTAGGTTAGACCTCTTTTTCACGCTTCCATTATTTTTTGTTACGTATTTCTTTGTATTAAAACATATAATCCTACAAGTATTTATACGGAGACCGTTAAATGTTCGTGGGCTTAGAAAGAACAACCATAGCCGAATTTCATTTACTCATCACCGATTCTGATCACTTCATTGATTAACACAAGAGAACACAAACCATAATCAAACAGCCCCGTTTAGTTAGGCATATCAATAATTAACAAATATTAAAACTTAAATAATTATGAAAACTACTACAACAAAAAACGGTTCGAAAAATAGCAGTGAGTTAGATATTTCTCAGTTTGAAATAACGCAATTATTAAGAGAGATTAATCCTAACTTCAGAATTGGCGTTACTCCATTATCCGAGAAACCAAACAATTCCAGAGCTCCAAAAGAACTTGAACTCAACAGCACCAACAACTTATCCCTTGCTGCACAACAACTTACAAACGCAGCATCTTTACTTCAAGCTCAAGCGTTATTACCATCTCAATCCATATCCCCCCCAATTAACGTATCACCAGAAAACTTAGCCTCACAGCAATTAAATAATCTAATAGCTACATTACAAACACAAGGAATACAACCGCAACAACAATCAAATCTAGCTATGAATTACCAAGTAAGTTTAGCTGCGCAGCAATTAAACAATGCGGCAAATTCAATTCAAGCCTCTTTACGTTCCGATGCAACTACTATTCCCCTAAACACTGAACAGTCAGCTCTCGAAACACGTGCCTTACTTGGCTCCTCGGTCTCTTTTTCAAATAATATTAGTCCAGATACTAACATTACAGAAAATGATACTCAATTTGAAATTGAATTAGCCGTTGCAGGTTATACCAAGGAGGAAATTACTTACAAAGTAAGTAATGGAATCTTAAGGATAACAGGTAAGAAAAATGATAAAAAGGCCGACTTATCTAAGTGTTATATCACCAAAGAATTTAACAACAACACCTTTAGGAGGTCTTTCCTTTTATCAGAAGATGTGGATTCTAAAAACATTAAAGCCCAAATTGGTAACGGCATATTAACACTTAAGATTCCTAAAGGAGATATGACTCTAATTAAAGAAAAGAAGATTAGCGAGATAGAATTAAAATAGCGCAATCTTAGATTAAAGAAAGCAGTGGCCTCCATCCCATTGCTTTCTTTTTTTTCAAATCATTGATATACTTCAAATTAACTTTTTAATCTTGGTACATAAAAGCTTAATCTAACACAAAATGTCGTTTAGCATAAAAAAAATTATCATTCTTTTTATTAGTGTAAGCGCTGTAATTTGTATGGCTACTGCCAAAAAGAAAAGTAACAAACCAGCCCCTGATAAAACAAAAGAATATCAATTACCAACACACTTTCCTTCTAGAACATAATTAATAATCTAGATACTATGCCAGTTGGTATTCCCCGTTGATAGGAAAACAGACTTTTTCTATATAAACTGGACATGAAATATATTATACTATATTAATCTTTTCCAATGCACCATGCCGATAAGTTTTACTAATGGGAATTAGCTTATTCGCTATTTTGAATGAGTTACCATCAAACATCAAAATTTTATCAATTCTTACAATGTATGAGCGATGCGCTCTAACAAAATCACTCTCGGGAAGTTGGTTAAAGATTTTCACCATAGAGGTTTTAACTAAATATTTTCGTCCTTTCGCAATAATATGAACATACTCACCAGCTGCTTTGATATACATAATATCCTTTAGTGCAATTCTTTCAAGTAGGGAATTTACCTTAACAAAAATCTCTTGACACCTAGATTTGCTATTCTCTTTGTTAGACAATATTGTAAAAGCTTTAGTTACCATTCGCAGAAACCGTGCATATGAAATAGGCTTAACCATATAGTCTATCACATCAAATTCATAAGCTTCCATAGCAAACTCTTTACTAGAAGTAATAAGGATTACAAGTGCATCACACTTTGTTTTTTTCAAGAACTCTATTCCTGTCATTACTGGCATTTCAATATCAAGAAGTATTAGATCCACCTCATTGTTCTCCAAAAACCTTGAAACATGAACAGCGCTATCAAATGATTTCAATAGTACAATTTCCTCTACTTCATTAATCAAATTCTCAATTAGTTCTCTTTGAGTTCTGTCATCTTCAATAATTATTGCCCTTATATTATTCATCCCAAAAATCCTTTTATATCAACATGTACTTTTTTCGTACATTTCCAAATAGATGGCAGTGCAAGAAACCATTACCTATAAAATTAAAATAATAGAGATCAATAAAAAAATAAAATTCTAATATATGAATAAGAAAAAGTCAGCTCTAATTTTAATAGGCTATCAAAATGATTATTTCGCCAAAGATGGTATTTTAAGGGAAGTAATAGAAGCAACAAATGTCATTGAGAATACAATGAATTTAATAAATCAGTTAAATAATACATTAATAATCTCAACACCTATAGTGTTCACAGAAAACTATAGTGAATTAGTAGAACCAATTGGCATACTAAAAACAGTTAAAGATGTTGGTGCTTTCAAAATTGGTAGTCATGGCTCTGAAGCAATTGACGAAATAAAAGAGTTCGGGAGTAGAATATTGGAAAGCCCCGGAAAACAAGGGCTAAACGCCTTTATCAATACTGATCTTGAATTGATTCTAAAAGAAAATCTAATTACTGAAATCATTATAGCCGGGGCTGTTTGCTCTATCTGTATTGATTCCACAGGAAGGTCAGCATTTGACAAAGGTTTCAATGTGACTATGCTCAGTGACTGTATTTCGGGAAGAACTGTATTTGAACAAGAACTCTATTGTAATTCAATATTCCCGTTATACGCTGATGTTACAACCTCTTTAAACGTTATAAAAGAATATAATACTATCTGAATAAAATTGCTTTGAAAAAAAATAATAGAAATACAGTTGAAACCCAAGTCCAATACCGATTAATAGAGGAATTAACTGCAATTAACGCAAAATTAAAAGATGAAATAAAAACGCGAAAAGAATCCCAAAGACCCCTAAATCTTAGTGAGAAAAAATACAGACTAATCATAGAAGAAGCCAGCGATCTAATTTATCAAATGGATAAAGACGGCAATCTAACCTTCGTAAATCAGTCAACGCTAA
This portion of the Flavobacteriales bacterium genome encodes:
- a CDS encoding response regulator — encoded protein: MSQLDFKILLIDDDKIANLINKRVLEKTNQSFEIDTVGNGEEGVQYIRKALLECEQFPSVIFLDINMPKLNGWELLKEYNDTMLSNPKVDKNIIIMLTTSVDPRDKERADKDESVIKFLSKPLKAIDLPYSVRLAMGSLT
- a CDS encoding response regulator — its product is MKSIIENTRIVFIDFQLPGINGLRVLKYVKEYNIDIKVVMITGSAKKKLLSLFVEHGADGIIAKGAEVMQHIKNSIVEHLDISPQSPLSMVNNFYKGRC
- a CDS encoding Hsp20/alpha crystallin family protein; the encoded protein is MKTTTTKNGSKNSSELDISQFEITQLLREINPNFRIGVTPLSEKPNNSRAPKELELNSTNNLSLAAQQLTNAASLLQAQALLPSQSISPPINVSPENLASQQLNNLIATLQTQGIQPQQQSNLAMNYQVSLAAQQLNNAANSIQASLRSDATTIPLNTEQSALETRALLGSSVSFSNNISPDTNITENDTQFEIELAVAGYTKEEITYKVSNGILRITGKKNDKKADLSKCYITKEFNNNTFRRSFLLSEDVDSKNIKAQIGNGILTLKIPKGDMTLIKEKKISEIELK
- a CDS encoding response regulator transcription factor — its product is MNNIRAIIIEDDRTQRELIENLINEVEEIVLLKSFDSAVHVSRFLENNEVDLILLDIEMPVMTGIEFLKKTKCDALVILITSSKEFAMEAYEFDVIDYMVKPISYARFLRMVTKAFTILSNKENSKSRCQEIFVKVNSLLERIALKDIMYIKAAGEYVHIIAKGRKYLVKTSMVKIFNQLPESDFVRAHRSYIVRIDKILMFDGNSFKIANKLIPISKTYRHGALEKINIV
- a CDS encoding cysteine hydrolase; the protein is MNKKKSALILIGYQNDYFAKDGILREVIEATNVIENTMNLINQLNNTLIISTPIVFTENYSELVEPIGILKTVKDVGAFKIGSHGSEAIDEIKEFGSRILESPGKQGLNAFINTDLELILKENLITEIIIAGAVCSICIDSTGRSAFDKGFNVTMLSDCISGRTVFEQELYCNSIFPLYADVTTSLNVIKEYNTI